The following are encoded in a window of Variovorax paradoxus genomic DNA:
- a CDS encoding ABC transporter permease: MSQVHSNLHRSAWSDWWEGTRRTDIWWTLAWSDIVLRYRRSMLGPLWLTLSMGAMIGGMGPLYSSLFGTELSKFFPHLALGIIFWGFFSSMVTDSCNAFVSSGNYLKQSYFPISLFVWRSMGRNIIQFAHQIVLYVPVALWAGISLSWSALLIVPAFILLLINAHALGLALGLICTRFRDVTQIVTSVMQMLMFLTPVFWLPSSLPGRAQYILWNPFAQMLDLLRTPLMGEVAQAHSWWGILGWTAGCVAVSCLLFARYRRRVVYWL; encoded by the coding sequence ATGAGCCAAGTTCACTCCAACCTCCACCGCAGCGCCTGGTCTGATTGGTGGGAGGGCACACGCCGCACGGACATCTGGTGGACCCTCGCCTGGTCCGACATCGTCCTGCGTTACAGGCGCTCCATGCTGGGCCCGCTGTGGCTCACGCTGAGCATGGGCGCCATGATCGGGGGCATGGGGCCGCTGTACAGCTCGCTGTTCGGCACCGAGCTGTCCAAGTTCTTCCCCCACCTGGCGCTCGGCATCATCTTCTGGGGCTTCTTCTCCAGCATGGTCACCGACTCATGCAACGCGTTCGTCAGCTCGGGCAACTACCTCAAGCAGAGCTATTTCCCGATCAGCCTCTTCGTGTGGCGCAGCATGGGGCGCAACATCATCCAGTTCGCGCATCAGATCGTGTTGTACGTCCCGGTGGCGCTCTGGGCGGGCATTTCGCTGTCGTGGTCTGCGCTGCTCATCGTGCCGGCATTCATCCTCCTGCTGATCAACGCCCACGCGCTGGGCCTCGCGCTGGGTCTTATCTGCACCCGATTCCGCGACGTCACCCAGATCGTCACCAGCGTGATGCAGATGCTGATGTTCCTGACGCCGGTCTTCTGGCTGCCCTCGAGCCTGCCGGGCCGCGCCCAGTACATCCTCTGGAACCCGTTTGCACAGATGCTCGACCTCCTGCGCACGCCGCTGATGGGCGAGGTGGCCCAAGCCCACAGCTGGTGGGGCATCCTCGGATGGACGGCGGGCTGCGTCGCCGTTTCGTGCCTGCTGTTCGCAAGGTACCGCCGTCGCGTCGTCTATTGGCTCTGA
- a CDS encoding ABC transporter ATP-binding protein produces the protein MAFISLKDVSVNFPIYGAGANSLKKTIAASVTGGRFGQETGVTVVQALSNINLELKSGDRLGLVGHNGAGKSTLLRTLAGVYEPSSGEFTRQGSVSSLIDPSLGIEADATGIENIMLRGLVMGMSKKQLDKLTPEICEFSGLGEYVHMPVRTYSTGMLMRLAFSISTSVEADILLMDEWLSVGDAAFTEKAEQRMKDVVAKSGILILASHSPELIAKECNRVIHLEHGRIVER, from the coding sequence ATGGCTTTCATTTCACTCAAAGATGTCTCCGTCAACTTCCCCATCTACGGGGCAGGTGCCAACTCGCTGAAGAAGACCATCGCGGCCTCGGTCACCGGCGGTCGATTCGGCCAGGAGACCGGCGTCACCGTCGTTCAGGCGCTCAGCAACATCAACCTCGAATTGAAGAGCGGCGACCGGCTGGGGCTGGTCGGCCACAACGGCGCGGGCAAGTCCACGCTCCTGCGCACCCTGGCCGGGGTCTATGAGCCTTCGTCAGGTGAATTCACCCGCCAAGGCTCGGTCTCCAGCCTGATCGACCCTTCGCTGGGCATCGAAGCCGATGCCACGGGCATCGAGAACATCATGCTGCGCGGCCTGGTCATGGGCATGAGCAAGAAGCAGCTCGACAAGCTGACCCCCGAGATCTGCGAGTTCAGCGGCCTGGGCGAATACGTGCACATGCCCGTGCGCACCTATTCCACCGGCATGCTGATGCGGCTCGCGTTCTCCATTTCCACCAGCGTCGAGGCGGACATCCTGTTGATGGACGAGTGGCTGTCGGTCGGCGATGCCGCCTTCACCGAGAAGGCCGAACAGCGCATGAAGGACGTGGTCGCCAAGTCCGGCATCCTGATCCTCGCCTCGCATTCGCCGGAGTTGATCGCCAAGGAGTGCAACCGGGTCATTCACCTGGAGCACGGGCGAATCGTGGAGCGCTGA
- a CDS encoding glycosyltransferase produces the protein MFSLDVPAVPYADPWLLPVSARLAMLHQRRGAKRVAYFYEEPNNSTFRYRAYNMAQVLNESGVENVSASYFFLSDSERFDEIADAADVLVICRSRYCHRINGLITRFRSRRKQVLFDVDDLVFDTDYAHLVMATLGLDLTQAGVWDDWFAMIARMGQTLRLCDGAITTNDFLAQKLADYAGLPVAVVPNFMNREQLALAEKVYAAKERMRFTGDGKVCLGYFSGSPSHRLDYAIVEPALIEVMAERPDVEVMVVGYIDHGPAMKKFAHRISRQPFHDYVNLQRLLGTVEFNLMPLQSNAFTDCKSELKYFEAASVGTLSIASPGFTYRHAIRDGENGYLAKAHEWTEVILKAVDRSSANYGTMAALARQDALAKFGWQHQAEAILTALQIA, from the coding sequence ATGTTTTCCCTCGACGTTCCTGCGGTTCCTTATGCCGACCCATGGCTCTTGCCGGTCTCGGCGCGTCTGGCGATGCTGCACCAGCGCCGCGGTGCAAAGCGCGTTGCCTACTTTTACGAAGAGCCGAACAACAGCACCTTCCGCTACCGTGCGTACAACATGGCGCAGGTGCTCAACGAGTCCGGCGTCGAGAACGTCTCGGCCAGCTACTTCTTCCTGTCGGACAGCGAACGATTCGACGAAATCGCCGATGCGGCCGACGTGCTGGTGATCTGCCGTTCTCGCTACTGCCATCGCATCAACGGGCTCATCACCAGGTTCCGCTCGCGCCGCAAGCAGGTGCTGTTCGATGTCGATGACCTCGTCTTCGATACCGACTATGCCCACCTCGTGATGGCCACCTTGGGCCTCGACCTGACGCAAGCGGGGGTCTGGGACGACTGGTTCGCGATGATCGCGCGCATGGGCCAGACGCTGAGACTCTGCGACGGCGCCATCACCACGAACGACTTTCTTGCCCAGAAGCTTGCAGACTACGCGGGCCTTCCGGTCGCCGTCGTGCCGAACTTCATGAACAGGGAGCAGCTGGCGCTGGCGGAAAAGGTCTATGCGGCCAAGGAGCGCATGCGCTTCACCGGCGATGGCAAGGTCTGCCTCGGCTACTTCAGCGGCTCACCTTCGCATCGCCTCGACTATGCGATCGTGGAGCCGGCACTGATCGAGGTGATGGCCGAGCGCCCGGACGTGGAGGTCATGGTCGTCGGCTATATCGACCACGGCCCTGCGATGAAGAAGTTCGCCCATCGCATCAGCCGACAGCCGTTTCACGACTACGTGAACCTGCAACGGCTGCTTGGAACGGTCGAGTTCAACCTCATGCCGCTGCAGTCGAACGCCTTCACCGATTGCAAGTCCGAGTTGAAGTACTTCGAGGCCGCCAGTGTCGGGACGCTGAGCATTGCATCCCCGGGCTTCACCTACCGGCATGCGATCCGTGATGGCGAGAACGGTTACCTCGCCAAGGCCCATGAATGGACCGAAGTGATATTGAAGGCCGTGGACCGCAGCAGTGCGAACTACGGCACGATGGCCGCGTTGGCGCGGCAGGACGCACTGGCGAAGTTCGGTTGGCAACACCAGGCCGAGGCGATTCTGACGGCTTTGCAGATCGCCTAG
- a CDS encoding rhamnan synthesis F family protein has translation MKRLCLFAGYSPENRVDDYVVHYLRELSKFADVYYQAANELNEEELRKLDAVTRGRWAEVHEKYDFGSWQKLIFRLGWQEVDKYDAVILANDSNYGPVRELTEIFERMDAAGLDAWGITENYGKTRHLQSYFLTLNQPVVGSAVFRDFFESIAVEESKQAICEKYEIGLSRRLAENGFSFAPFVDRSVLEIPFGADISTYQNTLLQKGSPFLKRKVFSSSNFANEDLALTRTLLEELKYPLDWIASPAALEEPVVEGGPEAAQRESEALAKDAAEFQAQEEALPAAALSVRAVIKRMLWPLYRPFKLRVVDKLVGIEHKLTGIEHRVGHLTEKTGKMDSVVGDLRGSVGGLVNGLPSFLVDVRAQVSGLARGSRDAAAQIAALQVQVTALSQNSTNAVTRVSDVQTSVAELHGHLDWVQRDILIALMSNIDLKSLQGFKCVTDYPVAYDSPDHIHPVGTVLDHTRHPRFIRACEDFFAASGKPLSFLDLGCSAGGMVLDAVLRGHVGVGLEGSDISRLQQRAEWRLLRDSLFTCDVTRPFALGRGEIETFKFDVISAWEVLEHLTADGVEGLFSNLARHTRPGSIFACSISQVDGGFTEDGTPLHQTLEPLPWWQERAAKHGFDVLDSDAFLPLDFARGNGNSSVYYRPAHSYQEKEGDCFLVVFQRR, from the coding sequence TCTGCGTGAGCTTTCCAAGTTTGCTGATGTCTACTATCAGGCGGCAAATGAACTCAACGAAGAGGAGCTCCGAAAACTAGATGCAGTCACCCGCGGACGATGGGCGGAAGTGCATGAAAAGTACGATTTCGGATCATGGCAGAAACTGATTTTTCGACTGGGCTGGCAGGAAGTCGATAAATATGATGCCGTCATTCTGGCGAATGACAGCAATTACGGCCCGGTGCGGGAGTTGACGGAAATCTTCGAGCGCATGGATGCAGCTGGCTTGGATGCCTGGGGCATCACTGAAAATTATGGCAAGACCCGTCACCTGCAGAGCTATTTCCTGACGCTGAATCAGCCTGTTGTCGGAAGCGCAGTTTTTCGTGATTTCTTTGAATCCATTGCGGTCGAAGAATCAAAGCAGGCAATATGTGAAAAATACGAAATCGGACTCAGCAGGCGGCTGGCCGAGAACGGATTTTCCTTTGCGCCCTTCGTCGACAGGTCCGTTCTTGAAATTCCATTCGGCGCAGATATTTCGACCTATCAGAACACGCTTCTTCAAAAGGGCTCACCATTCCTGAAGCGCAAGGTATTTTCATCGAGCAATTTTGCGAATGAAGACCTCGCGCTGACGCGGACGCTGCTGGAAGAACTGAAGTACCCACTCGACTGGATTGCCTCGCCTGCGGCACTGGAAGAGCCGGTGGTCGAAGGCGGCCCGGAAGCCGCGCAAAGGGAGTCGGAAGCGCTTGCGAAGGACGCAGCGGAGTTTCAGGCGCAAGAGGAGGCCCTGCCTGCGGCGGCGCTGTCCGTTCGCGCGGTGATCAAGCGGATGCTGTGGCCGCTCTACCGACCTTTTAAATTGAGGGTGGTCGACAAGCTGGTTGGCATCGAGCACAAGCTGACCGGCATCGAGCATCGCGTCGGTCATCTGACGGAAAAGACCGGCAAGATGGACAGTGTTGTCGGCGATCTGCGAGGCTCGGTCGGCGGCTTGGTCAATGGCTTGCCCAGTTTCCTTGTCGATGTCCGTGCGCAAGTGTCAGGCTTGGCTCGAGGGTCGCGGGACGCCGCTGCTCAAATTGCTGCGCTCCAGGTTCAGGTGACAGCGCTCTCTCAGAACTCGACGAACGCGGTCACCCGTGTGAGTGATGTGCAGACCTCCGTCGCGGAGCTGCATGGGCATTTGGATTGGGTGCAACGAGATATCCTGATTGCGCTGATGTCGAACATCGATCTCAAGAGCTTGCAGGGCTTCAAGTGCGTCACAGACTATCCCGTGGCCTATGACAGCCCGGATCACATTCATCCGGTGGGAACCGTTCTCGATCACACGCGGCATCCGCGCTTTATCCGCGCGTGCGAGGACTTCTTTGCTGCTTCTGGCAAGCCGTTGTCTTTCCTGGACCTCGGCTGCTCGGCGGGCGGGATGGTGCTCGATGCAGTCCTGCGGGGTCATGTGGGTGTGGGCCTCGAGGGAAGCGACATCTCCAGGCTGCAGCAACGTGCCGAATGGCGACTCCTGCGCGATTCCCTTTTCACGTGCGATGTGACTCGCCCCTTTGCGCTGGGCCGCGGCGAGATCGAAACTTTCAAGTTCGACGTGATCTCAGCCTGGGAAGTGCTGGAGCATCTGACGGCCGATGGGGTCGAAGGCCTGTTTTCCAACCTTGCGCGACATACCCGGCCGGGAAGCATCTTCGCCTGCTCGATCTCCCAGGTGGATGGTGGCTTCACGGAAGATGGCACCCCCTTGCATCAAACGTTGGAGCCGCTTCCTTGGTGGCAGGAGCGGGCAGCGAAACACGGCTTTGACGTGCTGGATTCCGACGCGTTCCTGCCGCTGGACTTCGCTCGGGGCAATGGCAATTCCAGCGTTTACTACCGTCCGGCGCACAGTTACCAAGAGAAGGAAGGCGATTGCTTCCTCGTCGTTTTTCAGCGCCGATGA